The Arthrobacter sp. NicSoilC5 genome has a window encoding:
- a CDS encoding excinuclease ABC subunit UvrA gives METRQAAHVADSHDLIRVQGARENNLKDVSLELPKRRLTAFTGVSGSGKSSLVFATIAAESQRMINETYSAFVQGFMPSLARPDVDRLEGLTTAIIVDQERMGANPRSTVGTATDANAMLRILFSRLGKPYVGPPTAFSFNVPTRKASGIMSTEKGGRVEKNVVRQVTYLGGMCPRCEGMGNISDIDRTALYDDSKSLSEGALTVPGYSMDGWYGRLFEGMGLPMDKPIAKFTAKQLDTMLYAEPTKIKVEGVNLTFEGVIPKIQKSMLSKDVEAMQPHVKRFVERAVTFATCPDCGGTRLTPEVLNSRINGKNIADLCTMQISDLAQWIRGLDEPSVRPLLAGLRDLLDSFAEIGLGYLSLDRPAGTLSGGEAQRTKMIRHLGSSLTDVTYVFDEPSIGLHPHDIERMNTLLLQLRDKGNTVLVVEHKPEMIAIADHVVDLGPKAGTGGGEIVYEGDVDGLRSSGTITGRHLDDRARLKESFRDATGALEVRGASTNNLQDVDVDVPLGVLCVVTGVAGSGKSSLIHGSLAKREGVVVIDQGAIKGSRRSNPATYTGLLEPIRKAFAKANGVKPALFSSNSEGACPTCNGAGVIFTELGVMATVESTCEDCEGRRFQPAVLEYTLGGQNIADVLDMSVDAALAYFAGGEAKTPAAHKVLERLADVGLGYISLGQPLTTLSGGERQRLKLATQMAESGDVYILDEPTVGLHLADVEQLLGLLDRLVDSGKSVIVIEHHQAVMAHGDWIVDIGPGAGHDGGRIVFEGTPADLVAGRATLTGQHLAAYVGA, from the coding sequence ATGGAAACCAGGCAGGCGGCGCACGTAGCCGACAGCCACGACCTGATCCGGGTCCAAGGCGCCCGGGAGAACAACCTGAAGGACGTGAGCCTGGAGCTGCCCAAGCGCCGGCTGACCGCGTTTACGGGTGTTTCCGGCTCCGGCAAGAGCTCGCTGGTGTTCGCCACCATCGCCGCCGAGTCGCAGCGGATGATCAACGAAACCTACAGCGCGTTCGTGCAGGGGTTCATGCCCAGCCTGGCCCGGCCCGACGTGGACCGGCTGGAAGGCCTGACCACAGCCATCATCGTGGACCAGGAGCGCATGGGCGCCAACCCGCGCTCCACCGTGGGCACCGCCACCGACGCCAACGCCATGCTCCGGATCCTGTTCAGCAGGCTGGGCAAGCCCTACGTCGGCCCGCCCACCGCCTTCTCCTTCAACGTGCCCACCCGCAAGGCCAGCGGCATCATGAGCACCGAGAAGGGCGGCCGGGTGGAAAAGAACGTGGTCCGCCAGGTCACCTACCTGGGCGGCATGTGCCCGCGCTGCGAGGGCATGGGGAACATCAGCGACATCGACCGGACCGCCCTCTACGACGACTCGAAGTCCCTTTCCGAAGGCGCGCTCACTGTTCCCGGCTACTCCATGGATGGCTGGTACGGCCGCCTGTTCGAGGGCATGGGCCTGCCCATGGACAAGCCGATCGCCAAGTTCACGGCGAAGCAGCTGGACACGATGCTGTACGCCGAGCCCACCAAGATCAAGGTGGAAGGCGTCAACCTCACGTTCGAAGGGGTCATCCCCAAGATCCAGAAGTCCATGCTCTCCAAGGACGTGGAGGCCATGCAGCCGCATGTGAAGCGGTTTGTGGAGCGCGCCGTCACGTTCGCCACCTGCCCGGACTGCGGCGGAACGCGGCTCACGCCGGAGGTGCTCAACTCGCGCATCAACGGCAAGAACATCGCGGACCTGTGCACCATGCAGATCAGCGACCTGGCGCAGTGGATCCGCGGGCTGGACGAGCCCTCGGTCCGGCCGTTGCTCGCCGGGCTCCGGGACCTGCTGGACTCGTTTGCCGAGATCGGCCTGGGCTACCTCTCACTGGACCGCCCGGCCGGCACCCTCTCCGGCGGCGAGGCACAGCGGACCAAGATGATCCGCCACCTGGGCTCCTCCCTCACGGATGTCACCTACGTTTTCGACGAACCCAGCATCGGCCTGCACCCACACGACATCGAGCGGATGAACACGCTCCTGCTGCAGCTGCGGGACAAAGGCAACACCGTCCTGGTGGTGGAGCACAAACCGGAGATGATCGCCATCGCCGATCACGTCGTCGACCTCGGTCCCAAGGCCGGCACCGGCGGAGGCGAGATTGTCTACGAGGGCGACGTGGACGGGCTGCGTTCCAGCGGCACCATCACAGGGCGCCACCTGGACGACCGCGCCCGCCTCAAGGAGTCCTTCCGGGACGCCACGGGCGCCTTGGAGGTCCGGGGCGCGTCGACGAACAACCTGCAGGACGTCGACGTCGATGTGCCACTGGGCGTGCTCTGCGTGGTGACGGGCGTGGCCGGGTCCGGCAAGAGCTCCCTGATCCACGGCTCGCTGGCAAAGCGCGAAGGCGTGGTCGTCATCGACCAGGGTGCCATCAAGGGCTCACGGCGGAGCAATCCGGCCACCTACACGGGGCTGCTGGAGCCCATCCGGAAGGCATTCGCCAAGGCCAACGGCGTGAAGCCGGCGCTGTTCAGCTCGAACTCCGAGGGCGCGTGCCCCACCTGCAACGGCGCCGGGGTGATCTTCACCGAACTGGGCGTCATGGCCACGGTGGAGTCCACCTGCGAGGACTGCGAGGGCCGCCGCTTCCAGCCCGCCGTCCTCGAATACACCCTGGGCGGCCAGAACATCGCGGACGTCCTGGACATGTCCGTGGACGCGGCACTGGCATACTTTGCCGGGGGCGAGGCCAAAACTCCCGCCGCGCACAAGGTCCTGGAACGCCTGGCGGACGTGGGCCTGGGATACATTTCACTGGGCCAGCCGCTGACCACGCTGTCCGGCGGCGAGCGCCAGCGGCTCAAGCTGGCCACCCAGATGGCCGAGTCCGGGGACGTCTACATCCTGGATGAGCCCACGGTGGGGCTGCACCTGGCGGACGTGGAACAGCTGCTGGGGCTGCTGGACCGGCTGGTGGATTCCGGGAAGT
- a CDS encoding VOC family protein, with amino-acid sequence MTGMDINISSTFLPATDPDASLAFYRDALGFEIRNDVGRGTMRWITVGPAGQKDVSIVLHPPAVDPGITEDERRTITEMMAKGTYATIVLSSPDVDAAFAKVEATGADVVQEPIDQPYGIRDCAFRDPAGNTVRINQQP; translated from the coding sequence ATGACTGGCATGGACATCAACATTTCTTCCACCTTCCTTCCCGCCACCGATCCGGACGCGTCCCTGGCCTTTTACCGCGACGCGCTCGGCTTCGAAATCCGCAACGACGTGGGCCGCGGCACCATGCGGTGGATCACCGTTGGCCCCGCCGGCCAGAAGGACGTTTCCATCGTCCTGCACCCGCCGGCCGTGGACCCGGGCATCACCGAGGACGAGCGCCGCACCATCACCGAGATGATGGCCAAAGGCACCTACGCCACCATCGTCCTCTCCTCCCCCGACGTGGACGCCGCGTTCGCCAAGGTGGAGGCAACCGGGGCCGACGTGGTCCAGGAACCCATCGACCAGCCGTACGGCATCCGGGACTGCGCCTTCCGCGACCCGGCCGGCAACACGGTCCGCATCAACCAGCAGCCTTAG
- a CDS encoding helix-turn-helix transcriptional regulator encodes MTSSPAPDPYLRELTQLRRVKDRMDREYAQPLDVESLARDVHMSAGHFSRRFKLAYGESPYSYLMTRRIERAMALLRKGDLSVTEVCFAVGCSSLGTFSTRFSELVGMPPSVYKQEAAESTAGIPACVAKQVTRPVRNREAPAREPSLA; translated from the coding sequence GTGACCAGCAGTCCCGCACCCGATCCCTACCTCCGTGAACTCACCCAGCTGAGGCGCGTCAAAGACCGGATGGACCGCGAATATGCCCAGCCGCTGGACGTCGAATCCCTTGCCCGGGATGTCCATATGTCGGCCGGCCATTTCAGCCGCCGCTTCAAGCTTGCCTACGGCGAATCCCCGTACAGCTACCTCATGACCCGCAGGATCGAACGGGCCATGGCGTTGCTCCGCAAAGGCGACCTCAGCGTCACCGAGGTGTGCTTCGCCGTCGGCTGTTCCTCGCTGGGCACCTTCAGCACCCGCTTCAGCGAACTGGTGGGAATGCCGCCGAGTGTCTACAAGCAGGAAGCAGCGGAGTCGACGGCGGGGATTCCGGCCTGCGTAGCGAAACAGGTCACCAGACCGGTCAGGAATCGAGAAGCGCCGGCCCGGGAGCCGTCACTAGCATGA
- a CDS encoding YgjV family protein — protein sequence MELLWEIAGWAGAVAILSAYLSVSMGWLKAGKGFQTANLFGSVAFIINGTLHGAWPSVVTNVAWFLISAVALVRMRSEEAAAEPVEAAHVQYPGVPDSTGQLAVVEAFTDALPVVGSAPVLSDGPRLAV from the coding sequence ATGGAACTGCTGTGGGAAATTGCCGGCTGGGCAGGCGCTGTTGCGATTCTCAGTGCATACCTGTCTGTTTCCATGGGGTGGCTGAAGGCCGGCAAGGGCTTCCAGACCGCCAACCTCTTTGGCTCCGTTGCCTTCATCATCAATGGAACCCTGCATGGCGCCTGGCCGTCAGTGGTCACCAATGTTGCCTGGTTCCTGATCTCTGCTGTGGCGCTGGTGCGCATGCGTTCGGAGGAAGCGGCCGCCGAGCCGGTTGAAGCCGCGCATGTCCAGTACCCGGGCGTTCCGGACTCCACCGGCCAGCTGGCCGTTGTCGAGGCGTTCACGGACGCCCTGCCCGTGGTCGGTTCCGCGCCCGTCCTGTCGGACGGGCCCCGGCTGGCCGTCTAG
- a CDS encoding sugar phosphate isomerase/epimerase has protein sequence MRLGVYNAILHDRPLPEALTVIANLGLTGIEINTGGFLPPVHVPTFDQILESDAARDDYLALFEGTGVSIAGLNCNGNPLHPNPEIGEKHAGDIRRSIRLAHRLGQARVVTMSGLPGGEPGATVPNWIVNAWNSAALDVLDYQWEIAAEFWKEIDQLARELEVKVALELHPQNLVFNTADVRKLIDLTGATHVGVELDASHLFWQQMDPVAVVRELGPLVFQAAAKDVRINKENAALYGVLDNSFRRLSPDENRTNLGGDEWANEWPRHSAWDFVALGRGHDTAYWTEFLRALHEVDPEMLVNIEHEDVSLGRIEGLQVAAKVLRDADAALRESLASTSA, from the coding sequence ATGAGGCTTGGTGTCTACAACGCGATCCTGCATGACCGTCCACTGCCCGAGGCGCTGACGGTCATCGCCAACCTGGGCCTGACGGGAATCGAGATCAATACCGGCGGCTTCCTTCCCCCGGTGCACGTTCCCACCTTTGACCAGATCCTGGAAAGTGACGCGGCGCGTGATGACTACCTGGCGCTATTTGAAGGGACCGGCGTTTCCATTGCGGGGCTGAACTGCAACGGCAACCCGTTGCACCCCAATCCGGAGATCGGGGAGAAGCATGCCGGGGACATCCGCCGCTCCATCAGGCTGGCGCACCGGCTGGGCCAGGCCCGCGTGGTCACCATGTCCGGCCTGCCCGGCGGCGAGCCCGGGGCGACCGTTCCCAACTGGATCGTCAACGCTTGGAACTCGGCCGCGCTGGACGTCCTGGATTACCAGTGGGAGATTGCGGCGGAGTTCTGGAAAGAGATCGACCAGCTGGCGCGCGAGCTCGAGGTCAAGGTGGCCCTTGAACTGCACCCGCAGAACCTGGTGTTCAACACCGCCGATGTCCGGAAGCTGATCGATCTCACGGGGGCCACCCACGTGGGCGTTGAGCTGGATGCCAGCCACCTCTTCTGGCAGCAGATGGACCCGGTGGCAGTGGTCCGCGAACTGGGCCCCCTGGTATTCCAGGCTGCCGCCAAGGACGTCCGCATCAACAAGGAAAATGCCGCACTGTACGGGGTCTTGGACAACAGCTTCCGCCGGCTGTCCCCGGACGAGAACCGTACCAACCTGGGCGGTGACGAATGGGCCAACGAATGGCCACGGCACTCCGCCTGGGACTTCGTGGCCCTGGGCCGCGGCCATGACACCGCCTACTGGACGGAGTTCCTGCGCGCCCTGCACGAAGTGGACCCGGAGATGCTGGTCAACATCGAGCACGAGGACGTTTCACTCGGCCGGATCGAGGGCCTTCAGGTAGCTGCGAAAGTCCTGCGTGACGCGGACGCGGCACTGCGGGAGTCGCTGGCCTCCACTTCGGCGTAG
- a CDS encoding PAS and ANTAR domain-containing protein — translation MKPSSRHPDSAQGNVQHTDFLNCPTGFVEYYFADGVFRWSDGLYRIYGYERGEVVPTMEMVLPHVEPEDRPRVQAYWDHVSTQGGPSSMYLSIRDRKDHQHKLLYSADYIMDGDTPIGVWGVVVDLTTSIHTDRHQLATEAVAASALNRAVIEQAKGVLMGRTGVTADQAYELISQLSQDTNRKVYAVAQDIVDRATVRAGEPDAQSHPLL, via the coding sequence TTGAAACCAAGCAGCAGGCACCCAGATTCCGCGCAGGGTAACGTCCAGCACACCGATTTCCTTAACTGCCCCACCGGATTCGTTGAGTACTACTTCGCGGACGGCGTCTTCCGCTGGTCGGACGGGCTGTACCGCATCTACGGGTACGAACGGGGCGAGGTGGTCCCGACCATGGAGATGGTGCTTCCCCACGTCGAGCCCGAAGACCGGCCAAGGGTGCAGGCCTACTGGGACCATGTGTCCACCCAGGGCGGACCGTCATCCATGTACCTGTCCATCCGGGACCGCAAGGACCACCAGCACAAGCTGCTCTACTCCGCCGACTACATCATGGACGGAGACACCCCGATCGGCGTCTGGGGCGTGGTGGTGGACCTCACGACGTCAATCCACACGGACCGGCACCAGCTCGCCACCGAGGCGGTGGCGGCGTCGGCGCTCAACCGGGCGGTCATTGAACAGGCCAAGGGCGTCCTGATGGGCCGCACCGGTGTCACCGCCGATCAGGCCTACGAGCTCATCAGCCAGCTGAGCCAGGACACAAACCGCAAGGTCTACGCTGTGGCCCAGGACATCGTGGACCGTGCCACCGTCCGCGCCGGCGAGCCGGACGCGCAAAGCCATCCCCTGCTGTAA
- a CDS encoding NAD(P)-dependent oxidoreductase, which translates to MTIGNAAPTDPAPKSAGFVGLGLMGAPMAANLLKAGWQVTGWNRSPGAVRDLEALGGNAASHVADLRDEPVIIFMLPDLPFIEEAAAGLLEAWRAAPPAPGTLVVVMSSVSPVAVRAFGLAVADASGGSASVLDAPVSGGTVGAQRGTLAIMAGGSPEDFSRALPALEAMGTSVRRLGDLGAGSLAKGCNQLIVGTTTAALAEAAELAERSGLDVEALFEVLSGGLAASRVLEVVGPRLAAKDYTPTGPAKFMHKDLSFVLESAATARTAAPMASAGVDLYAELVAQGLGDLDLAAVRQAIATLGRH; encoded by the coding sequence GTGACCATCGGCAACGCCGCCCCGACGGACCCTGCGCCCAAAAGTGCGGGGTTCGTCGGGCTGGGGCTGATGGGAGCGCCGATGGCCGCCAACCTGCTCAAGGCAGGGTGGCAGGTCACGGGCTGGAACCGCTCCCCCGGCGCCGTCCGCGACCTCGAGGCGCTGGGCGGGAACGCCGCCAGCCACGTTGCGGACCTTCGGGACGAGCCCGTCATCATCTTCATGCTCCCCGACCTCCCCTTCATTGAAGAGGCTGCGGCGGGGCTCCTGGAGGCGTGGCGGGCGGCGCCGCCCGCACCGGGAACACTCGTTGTGGTGATGAGCAGCGTGTCGCCGGTTGCGGTGCGGGCCTTCGGGCTCGCCGTTGCGGATGCCAGCGGCGGAAGTGCCTCGGTGCTTGATGCCCCGGTCAGCGGCGGCACGGTCGGCGCGCAGCGGGGAACCCTCGCCATCATGGCCGGCGGTTCCCCGGAAGACTTCAGCCGGGCCCTCCCGGCTTTGGAGGCAATGGGGACCTCCGTCCGCCGACTGGGTGACCTGGGTGCCGGCTCGCTGGCCAAGGGGTGCAACCAACTGATCGTGGGAACCACGACGGCGGCACTCGCCGAGGCTGCCGAGCTTGCGGAACGCTCCGGGCTGGATGTGGAAGCCCTCTTTGAGGTCCTGTCCGGCGGCCTCGCCGCCAGCAGGGTGCTGGAGGTGGTGGGCCCCCGGCTCGCGGCAAAGGATTACACGCCGACAGGGCCGGCGAAGTTCATGCACAAGGACCTGTCCTTCGTACTGGAAAGCGCCGCCACTGCCCGCACCGCCGCACCGATGGCCTCCGCCGGCGTCGACCTGTACGCGGAACTGGTGGCGCAGGGCCTTGGCGATCTGGACCTGGCCGCGGTGCGGCAGGCGATCGCCACCCTGGGCCGGCATTGA
- a CDS encoding MFS transporter — translation MTTRTNSPQATTDGAVVDPDQLRRATLASSVGSALEYYDFYIYGLASALIFGPLFFAPLGESGAVIASFATYGVGFAARPFGGVVFGHIGDRFGRKMVLILTIGLMGLSSCAIGLLPTFDQAGMLGAVLLVTLRILQGLGAGAEQAGATTLISEVAPRRRRGFFASLPFVGIQLGTLLGAGTFALMALADKQVLQGWLWRVPFLASIILIAIAVFIRLRLKETPVFQELEKHKAVVKNPVGQIWKHSKKNVLVGIGLRMGENGNSSIYSALLVSFISMPAGVFPGDKFIGPTGLLIAAGFAAVLVVAFGALSDRFGRVPVYRYGALFQAVIALPAFYLVTLGNVALVWVVMVVGIALGVQSMLGPQCALLPELFGSQHRFTGVALSRELSAVLAGGFAPMIGVALLAATNHSWLVPALYSLVLAAISFATTFFTPETNGRDLVLVEDAK, via the coding sequence GTGACAACTCGTACTAACTCACCGCAGGCCACCACGGACGGCGCCGTCGTCGATCCGGACCAGCTGCGAAGGGCAACACTTGCCAGCTCCGTAGGGTCCGCCCTGGAGTACTACGACTTCTACATCTACGGCCTGGCCTCGGCCCTGATCTTCGGACCACTGTTCTTCGCCCCGCTCGGCGAGAGCGGAGCCGTTATCGCCTCCTTCGCCACCTACGGCGTCGGCTTCGCGGCACGGCCCTTCGGCGGGGTGGTCTTCGGCCACATCGGCGACCGCTTCGGCCGCAAGATGGTGCTCATCCTGACCATCGGCCTGATGGGCCTCTCCAGCTGCGCCATCGGCCTCCTGCCCACCTTCGACCAGGCGGGAATGCTGGGGGCGGTGCTCCTGGTGACGCTGCGCATCCTCCAGGGCCTGGGCGCCGGCGCCGAGCAGGCAGGCGCCACCACCCTCATCTCCGAGGTGGCCCCGCGCCGTCGTCGTGGTTTCTTCGCTTCGCTGCCGTTCGTGGGCATCCAGCTGGGAACCCTCCTGGGTGCGGGCACCTTTGCCCTGATGGCCCTGGCGGACAAGCAGGTCCTACAGGGCTGGCTCTGGCGCGTTCCGTTCCTGGCCAGCATCATCCTGATCGCGATTGCCGTCTTCATCCGCCTCCGGCTCAAGGAGACCCCGGTCTTCCAGGAACTGGAGAAGCACAAGGCCGTGGTCAAGAACCCGGTGGGCCAGATCTGGAAGCACTCCAAGAAGAACGTACTGGTGGGCATTGGCCTCCGCATGGGCGAGAACGGCAACTCGTCCATCTACTCCGCGCTGCTGGTGTCCTTCATCAGCATGCCGGCCGGCGTCTTCCCCGGCGACAAGTTCATCGGCCCCACCGGCCTGCTGATCGCCGCGGGCTTCGCAGCGGTGCTGGTTGTTGCCTTCGGCGCCCTGTCCGACCGCTTTGGCCGGGTTCCCGTGTACCGCTACGGCGCGCTCTTCCAGGCCGTCATCGCCCTGCCGGCGTTCTACCTGGTGACGCTCGGCAACGTGGCCCTGGTCTGGGTGGTCATGGTGGTGGGCATCGCCCTGGGCGTGCAGTCCATGCTTGGCCCGCAGTGCGCCCTGCTCCCGGAACTCTTCGGCTCGCAGCACCGCTTCACCGGCGTGGCCCTGAGCCGTGAACTTTCGGCCGTGCTCGCCGGCGGCTTCGCCCCGATGATCGGCGTCGCGCTGCTGGCGGCCACCAACCACTCCTGGCTGGTACCCGCGCTCTACTCCCTGGTCCTGGCGGCTATCTCGTTCGCCACCACCTTCTTCACCCCGGAAACCAACGGCCGCGACCTGGTGCTCGTGGAGGACGCCAAGTGA
- a CDS encoding IclR family transcriptional regulator: MADSHIPASSDKAGATSPAPAVTRAAAVLDALAASATGRLTLSDLSREVGIPKSSTSNLLLALEEARLISRQGSEFTLGRKLVELGAAYLGRMDEVQEFYRYCEQASVLSRETVRIAMLDGTNVIYLARYEGHPAVRLTSNIGDKMPVSLCAVGKALIARLRDHDLEEMFPDDAELPVLTPKSLHTGAELKAQLKEIREQGFAFEDEESTTGVVCLAVSVPTRGAHGPSLGLSVTALKATYTPEQGSQMVKELQELAHSLGNPMG, from the coding sequence ATGGCCGATTCCCACATCCCCGCTTCATCCGACAAAGCGGGAGCCACCTCGCCGGCGCCGGCCGTCACCCGGGCAGCAGCCGTCCTGGATGCCCTTGCCGCCTCGGCCACCGGCCGCCTCACCCTGAGTGACCTCTCGCGCGAAGTGGGAATCCCCAAGTCCTCCACCTCCAACCTCCTGCTGGCGCTGGAGGAGGCCCGCCTGATCAGCCGGCAGGGCTCGGAGTTCACGCTGGGCCGCAAGCTGGTGGAACTGGGCGCCGCGTATCTCGGCCGGATGGATGAGGTACAGGAGTTCTACCGCTACTGCGAGCAGGCCTCCGTCCTGTCCCGCGAAACGGTGCGGATCGCCATGCTGGATGGCACCAACGTCATTTACCTGGCCCGGTATGAGGGCCACCCCGCCGTGCGGCTCACGTCCAACATCGGCGACAAGATGCCGGTGTCCCTGTGCGCCGTGGGCAAGGCCCTGATCGCGCGCCTGCGTGACCATGACCTGGAGGAAATGTTCCCGGATGACGCCGAACTGCCGGTGCTCACCCCCAAATCCCTGCACACCGGCGCGGAACTGAAGGCGCAGCTGAAGGAGATCCGCGAGCAGGGATTTGCCTTCGAGGACGAGGAATCCACCACCGGCGTGGTGTGCCTCGCCGTCTCCGTCCCCACCCGCGGCGCCCACGGTCCCAGCCTGGGCCTGTCCGTGACAGCCCTCAAGGCCACCTACACGCCGGAGCAGGGCTCCCAAATGGTCAAGGAACTGCAGGAACTGGCCCACTCCCTGGGCAACCCGATGGGCTAG
- a CDS encoding fumarylacetoacetate hydrolase family protein yields the protein MRIARIQTAAGPQHAVESDGTWHHIIDPFEETLRYTGGATTHSEATFLAPVTPAVVLGIGHNRTLNDHPLPIQAWHKSVHTVAGPGDTITAARGQGTVNAEGELAVVIGRTAANLTVENALDHVLGYTCVNDVTNVDQNAVDERNFQGKAGVNYTPLGPWIETGLPDPEKVAIDVYVNGTAKASSGTFNLPSTVVDCLVYVTSWLTLEPGDVVMTGAPATVVPVEPGDRVEIAVEGIGTLGSPVA from the coding sequence GTGCGCATCGCCAGAATCCAAACAGCAGCAGGCCCGCAGCACGCCGTTGAAAGCGACGGCACCTGGCACCACATCATCGACCCCTTCGAGGAAACCCTCCGTTACACCGGCGGCGCCACCACCCACAGCGAGGCAACATTCCTCGCCCCGGTGACGCCCGCCGTCGTCCTGGGCATTGGCCACAACCGGACCCTGAATGACCACCCCCTGCCCATCCAGGCGTGGCACAAGTCCGTCCACACCGTCGCCGGACCCGGCGACACCATCACCGCGGCCCGCGGCCAGGGCACGGTCAATGCCGAGGGTGAACTCGCCGTCGTGATCGGCAGGACAGCCGCCAACCTGACCGTGGAGAACGCCCTGGACCATGTCCTGGGCTACACCTGCGTCAACGACGTCACCAACGTGGACCAGAACGCGGTGGATGAGCGGAACTTCCAGGGCAAGGCCGGCGTCAACTACACACCCCTGGGCCCCTGGATAGAAACCGGGCTCCCAGATCCCGAAAAGGTGGCCATCGACGTGTACGTCAACGGGACAGCCAAGGCCAGCTCCGGGACCTTCAACCTCCCCTCCACGGTGGTGGACTGCCTCGTTTACGTCACTTCATGGCTGACCCTGGAACCCGGCGACGTGGTGATGACCGGAGCGCCCGCCACAGTGGTACCCGTCGAGCCCGGGGACCGGGTGGAGATCGCAGTGGAGGGCATCGGGACCCTGGGCAGCCCGGTGGCCTGA
- a CDS encoding D-2-hydroxyacid dehydrogenase — protein sequence MTSTKTVAIAVPLEAELVDQIRAVDPAVTVLYEPGLLPPERFPADHAGDPAFQRTAEQEERYWAMLNSADVLYGFPNESPDGLARIARENPRLEWVHAMAAGAGGAVKASGLSQDVLQKFKITTSAGVHALPLAEFAAMGILNGFKRSAELAQDQAAKAWPSLRVPTRLVNGSNLVISGLGEIGLETARIARALGMKVSGTKRTVEPIDGIDQVVDNAGLPALLATADAVVNTLPGTAYTEKLFNRDLFAAMKPGTTFVNVGRGTVVDEEALLEALDNGQVGYACLDVFAVEPLPQDSPLWNHPKVMVSPHTSALSAAENRLITERFCSNLRTFLDGGDLPHLVDTVHFY from the coding sequence ATGACTTCCACCAAGACCGTGGCCATCGCTGTCCCGCTCGAAGCAGAGCTTGTGGACCAGATCCGCGCCGTTGACCCCGCCGTCACTGTCCTTTACGAGCCCGGCCTCCTGCCGCCGGAGCGCTTCCCGGCCGACCACGCAGGGGATCCGGCCTTCCAACGGACGGCTGAACAGGAAGAGCGCTACTGGGCAATGCTCAACAGTGCCGACGTGCTGTACGGCTTTCCCAACGAGAGTCCTGACGGCCTGGCGCGCATCGCCCGGGAAAACCCAAGGCTGGAGTGGGTCCACGCGATGGCGGCCGGGGCGGGCGGAGCGGTCAAGGCGTCGGGCCTGAGCCAGGACGTCCTGCAGAAGTTCAAGATCACCACCTCCGCCGGGGTCCACGCCCTGCCCCTCGCAGAGTTCGCAGCGATGGGAATCCTCAACGGCTTCAAGCGCAGCGCCGAACTTGCCCAGGACCAGGCTGCAAAGGCCTGGCCCAGCCTCCGGGTCCCCACCCGGCTGGTCAATGGATCCAACCTGGTCATCAGCGGCCTCGGCGAAATCGGACTGGAAACCGCCCGGATCGCACGGGCACTGGGGATGAAGGTCAGCGGCACCAAGCGGACCGTGGAGCCCATCGACGGAATCGACCAGGTGGTGGACAACGCCGGGCTTCCCGCCCTCCTGGCCACGGCAGACGCCGTCGTCAACACCCTGCCCGGCACCGCCTACACGGAAAAGCTGTTCAACCGGGACCTGTTCGCCGCCATGAAGCCCGGGACCACCTTCGTCAACGTGGGCCGCGGAACCGTGGTGGACGAGGAGGCGCTGCTGGAGGCCCTGGACAACGGCCAGGTGGGCTACGCCTGCCTTGACGTCTTCGCCGTGGAACCACTGCCCCAGGACAGCCCCCTGTGGAACCATCCCAAGGTCATGGTCTCGCCGCACACCTCAGCCCTCAGCGCCGCCGAGAACCGCCTCATCACCGAACGGTTCTGCAGCAACCTCCGGACGTTCCTCGACGGCGGCGACCTCCCCCACCTCGTGGACACGGTCCACTTCTACTAG